Proteins encoded within one genomic window of Neodiprion fabricii isolate iyNeoFabr1 chromosome 6, iyNeoFabr1.1, whole genome shotgun sequence:
- the LOC124184300 gene encoding tropomyosin-2-like, producing the protein MNAIKKRLQTLKVEKDLAMDKADTCEQKVKEANRREEKLRDEVRDLAKKLLQMEHDYEISTAQLAKSNADLEETEKAFILTQSELAILNRKMQQCMMDLEKTEERRLIAQVKLTQATETADDAKRICKVLENRNKLDEERMDHLTTQLKEARLIAEDADSKSDDISKKLALVEDELEAAEHRVKSSEAKIAEREDELFIVGNILKSLEVSEEKANQRVEEFKSQLKTLKVKLKEAEKRAITAEKTVRAFLMEMDIREDNLHKEKDKYKYICDDMDSTFAELTGF; encoded by the exons ATGAATGCAATCAAGAAGAGGTTGCAAACTTTGAAGGTAGAGAAAGACTTAGCAATGGACAAAGCTGACACGTGtgaacaaaaagtaaaagaagCGAATCGTAGAGAGGAAAAACTTCGCGATGAAGTACGGGATCTGGCTAAAAAACTTCTTCAGATGGAGCACGATTACGAGATCAGCACGGCGCAGCTGGCAAAGTCTAACGCAGACCTTGAGGAAACGGAGAAGGCATTTATCTTG ACTCAATCGGAATTAGCAATCCTTAATCGAAAAATGCAGCAATGTATGATGGACCTGGAAAAGACGGAAGAACGAAGACTGATAGCTCAGGTAAAATTGACTCAGGCGACTGAAACAGCGGATGATGCCAAAAG AATCTGCAAGGTACTGGAAAACAGAAACAAGCTAGACGAAGAACGTATGGATCATTTGACAACTCAACTTAAAGAAGCTAGATTGATTGCAGAGGATGCCGATTCCAAATCAgatgatatttcaaaaaagttaGCCCTGGTCGAAGATGAATTGGAAGCTGCGGAGCACAGGGTTAAATCAAGCGAAGC AAAGATAGCGGAGCGGGAAGACGAACTTTTCATCGTGGGGAATATTTTGAAGTCGTTGGAGGTTTCCGAAGAAAAG GCGAATCAACGGGTGGAAGAATTTAAGAGTCAGCTAAAGACTTTGAAGGTGAAATTAAAGGAAGCTGAGAAACGAGCTATAACAGCAGAAAAAACTGTCAGAGCTTTCTTGATGGAAATGGATATACGTGAAG ACAATTTGCACAAGGAAAAGGATAAATACAAGTACATCTGCGACGACATGGACTCGACCTTTGCTGAGCTCACTGGATTCTAA
- the LOC124184290 gene encoding tropomyosin-2-like, whose amino-acid sequence MDAIKKKIAALKLEMEAASEKVETNENKAKAENLRAEKTNDEVRDLGKRLAQLERDYTISKANLEQSTKALEQCEKSFSKAEQDLSGLTRRVQQIEQDLHKREETRLTAQIKLTRATELADDAKRMCKVLEDRSRLDEERMEKLTAELKDARLLAEDADQKSDEISKKLQFVEEELEAAEERVKTSEAKIVEREDELFIVQNIVKSLEVSEEKANQRVEELKIQLKQLKAKFKGTEKRAIGAERTVKMLLKDVEMKEDELRGEKEKFKAICDDLDSTFAEMTGY is encoded by the exons ATGGACGCGATCAAGAAGAAGATTGCAGCTCTGAAGCTGGAGATGGAGGCCGCTAGTGAAAAGGTGGAAACTAACGAGAACAAGGCAAAGGCGGAAAATCTACGTGccgaaaaaacaaacgacgAGGTCCGAGACCTGGGCAAGCGTCTTGCACAGCTAGAGCGTGATTACACTATCAGCAAAGCCAACCTTGAGCAATCTACCAAGGCCCTGGAGCAGTGCGAAAAATCCTTTTCGAAG GCGGAGCAGGACCTGTCCGGATTGACGAGGAGGGTCCAGCAGATTGAACAGGATCTTCACAAAAGAGAGGAAACGCGTTTGACAGCCCAGATAAAATTGACGCGGGCAACCGAATTAGCGGATGATGCCAAACG AATGTGCAAAGTATTGGAGGACAGGAGTCGGCTGGACGAAGAGCGCATGGAGAAGTTGACGGCAGAGTTAAAAGATGCGCGACTACTGGCTGAAGATGCGGACCAAAAATCCGACGAGATTTCAAAGAAACTGCAGTTTGTTGAGGAAGAATTGGAAGCCGCCGAGGAGAGAGTGAAGACTAGCGAAGC AAAAATTGTAGAGAGAGAAGATGAGCTGTTCATTGTACAAAACATAGTAAAGTCACTCGAGGTCTCTGAAGAGAAG gccAATCAAAGAGTGGAGGAATTGAAAATACAGTTGAAGCAACTAAAGGCAAAGTTTAAGGGAACTGAGAAGCGGGCGATCGGTGCAGAACGTACCGTAAAAATGTTGTTGAAGGatgttgaaatgaaagaag ACGAACTGAGAGGAGAGAAGGAAAAGTTCAAAGCCATCTGTGACGACTTAGACTCAACTTTCGCCGAGATGACaggatattaa
- the LOC124185342 gene encoding death-associated protein kinase 1-like isoform X1: MMPGTSRQFGASASGPEWDTLMEVHHEPIEKNYELHEEIGKGQFAVVRKCIELKTNAVFAAKIMRKRRVARGVATADIAREAGLLARLRHPNIVSLHKVIDTGTTVVLLLELITGGELFHWTPSSEVEATHVVRQVLLALSHLHSHQVAHLDIKPENILLSTPPPMPSIKLIDLGLSHRLTPGSEHRALFGTPEFVAPEIVNYEPLSLGTDLWAVGVLTYILLSGASPFLGEDKQETYANVASCQYQFDNEYFSSVSTLAKDFIQSLLVKDAKERGSAESCLKHPWIMTGSDGPQGLRGAMMSAVKRGCIEAVLQLLQQGAPLNVTDLKEDTLLHTACETGNESMVSLLIDNGAELDAANKKGLTPLHVAARHGHINLVRLLCHAGCDVDKTNRGIRADVTAIKHGHLEIANLLDKLRNPVQRDNYIRQLQPTQRPIERLHIRLLGHCASGKSSLVRSLKSGLFSFGFFRRSRSQNCTAKREPSIELDVTSKHGSLSFEYSDSEYEGTLGVEWSRGNAGGDCVFWELCGREEYLIAYHHVLTYQQPAVHLVTISLREPLTVQVQQARFWLRYILDRIQPTNIGFGGRCSDVKVILVGTYAPETPVPTSNGVSLLAPLLPLLSEYMSILGDEPQLVALDATNPSSPGLKLLRTYLNSIRAQFNEGGGGATETFRQSHDSSAAPTYAPLANLELQGALLWTGLVEVWRSHLQTMEETPVMLTLEELLADVRKVNPLTSLDHCRQLGQQLQALGECVLLPDDLVVLNPEWLWRDVIGWQLSPEHRGRLGGRTTGVYTMDDFQARCPCPAAQALQALQAMNLCIPCEVDEDEVEFELPCLNLIERLPGLWEPWKSSPTTLPHAGLRFCLGEASLYHLSPIFPHLQAQLRKITQSWDPRDSDLYQWWRGSKLCVGACESIVTLEEEDQGYIEVRVRGPRGTSRQCAGLFNVILDALDTTVEIVAPGMLLEKHWLSPSQLRDYDEVIHSWEPATFLSALIDLSLDEAIMKNPFNGQQESIWEIVGFGLSLNHETISGTRLPVKQIKASVQRRLAQMLDPPESHGRDWCLLAVRLGLGDRVAQFDSTTDSPTLRLLNCAGTDSTVGSLVQQLQALGREDAAQLLLSHTPTHYMSTLIDSETGSNLSR; encoded by the exons ATGATGCCAGGCACCTCGCGTCAGTTTGGAGCCTCCGCTAGTG gaCCAGAATGGGACACATTAATGGAGGTTCATCATGAAcctatcgaaaaaaattatgaactcCATGAGGAGATTGGAAA AGGTCAATTTGCTGTGGTCAGAAAATGCATAGAACTAAAGACTAACGCAGTATTTGCTGCCAAGATTATGAGGAAGCGGAGGGTTGCCAGGGGAGTAGCCACAGCTGATATTG CAAGAGAAGCAGGTCTTTTGGCAAGATTGAGACATCCAAATATCGTGTCTTTGCACAAAGTTATTGACACAGGTACAACTGTTGTTCTCCTATTAGAATTGATTACCGGAGGTGAATTGTTTCATTGGACACCATCCAGCGAAGTTGAAGCTACGCACGTG gtgCGACAAGTTTTACTGGCTTTAAGTCACTTACATTCCCATCAAGTAGCGCATTTGGATATTAAGCCTGAAAATATACTTTTGTCTACACCCCCACCCATGCCAAGCATTAAGCTAATCG ATTTGGGACTTTCTCATCGTTTGACACCTGGTTCGGAACATCGAGCTCTCTTTGGAACGCCAGAATTCGTGGCCCCAGAAATTGTCAATTACGAACCTCTTAGTCTTGGAACAGATCTATGGGCTGTTGGGGTCTTGACTTATATTCTTTTGAGTGGAGCTTCACCATTTTTGGGTGAAGATAAGCAAGAAACATATGCTAACGTTGCTTCCTGCCAATATCAATTTGACAATGAATACTTTAGCAGTGTTTCTACACTAGCCAAGGATTTCATTCAGTCTTTATTAGTCAAAGATGCAAA GGAAAGAGGCAGCGCGGAATCATGTCTCAAGCACCCATGGATAATGACG GGCTCTGACGGACCTCAGGGTCTCAGGGGAGCTATGATGAGTGCTGTTAAACGTGGATGCATAGAAgctgtattacagttactgcAGCAAGGAGCACCACTCAATGTAACGGATTTG AAGGAAGACACGTTGTTGCACACAGCTTGCGAAACTGGCAACGAATCGATGGTATCATTACTGATAGATAACGGCGCAGAATTAGATGCTGCCAATAAAAAGGGTTTGACTCCGCTGCATGTGGCCGCTCGGCATGGTCATATTAATTTGGTGCGGTTATTGTGTCATGCCGGTTGTGACGTAGATAAAACTAATCGCGGAATTCGAGCTGATGTGACAGCAATTAAACATGGTCATCTTGAGATAGCCAATTTGTTGGACAAATTGAGAAAT CCAGTGCAGAGGGATAATTATATACGACAACTACAGCCAACCCAAAGACCCATAGAACGTCTTCATATCCGACTTTTGGGGCATTGTGCGTCGGGAAAATCATCTCTAGTACGTTCTCTCAAGTCAGGTCTCTTCAGTTTTGGATTTTTCCGAAGATCCCGGAGTCAGAACTGTACTGCAAAA AGAGAACCAAGTATTGAATTGGATGTAACCAGCAAACACGGCTCCTTGAGTTTCGAATATAGTGACAGTGAATATGAAGGTACTTTGGGGGTGGAATGGAGTCGTGGAAACGCAG GAGGTGATTGTGTGTTTTGGGAGTTATGCGGCCGTGAGGAATATTTAATAGCATACCATCATGTTTTGACATATCAACAGCCTGCTGTTCACCTTGTTACAATCAGTCTCAGAGAACCATTAACTGTTCAGGTACAGCAAGCAAGGTTCTGGCTGCGATACATTTTAGATCGTATTCAACCAACCAATATCG GATTTGGGGGCAGATGTAGTGATGTGAAAGTAATATTAGTTGGAACTTATGCTCCTGAAACTCCAGTTCCTACTTCTAATGGAGTAAGCCTTCTAGCTCCACTCCTGCCCCTGTTAAGTGAATACATGTCAATTTTGGGAGATGAACCTCAGCTGGTTGCACTAGATGCAACGAATCCATCCAGCCCTGGACTTAAGCTTCTTAGAACCTATTTAAATTCCATCAGAGCACAATTTAATGAG GGAGGAGGGGGAGCTACGGAAACTTTTCGTCAAAGTCACGACTCGAGTGCCGCACCCACGTACGCGCCCTTGGCAAATCTTGAATTGCAg GGAGCTTTGCTATGGACAGGGCTGGTAGAAGTATGGAGGTCACATTTGCAGACCATGGAAGAAACACCAGTTATGTTAACTCTTGAGGAGCTATTGGCAGACGTGAGAAAAGTTAATCCTTTGACATCTTTAGATCATTGTAGACAACTTGGACAACAGCTACAG GCCTTAGGAGAATGCGTACTTCTACCTGATGATTTGGTAGTACTCAATCCCGAGTGGCTTTGGCGAGACGTTATTGGTTGGCAATTGAGTCCAGAACACAGAGGTCGTTTGGGAGGACGTACTACCGGAGTTTATACAATGGATGACTTTCAAGCTAGGTGTCCTTGTCCAGCTGCTCAAGCACTGCAAGCTCTCCAAGCTATGAATCTCTGTATACCG TGTGAAGTTGACGAAGATGAAGTGGAGTTTGAACTTCCCTGTTTGAATTTGATAGAACGATTGCCTGGCCTTTGGGAACCTTGGAAGTCTTCTCCTACAACCTTGCCCCATGCAGGATTGCGGTTTTGCCTAGGAGAAGCGTCATTATACCACTTGTCACCTATATTTCCTCATTTGCAG GCCCAGTTGCGAAAAATCACACAGTCTTGGGACCCTCGCGATTCGGATTTATATCAGTGGTGGCGGGGATCAAAGTTATGCGTGGGAGCCTGTGAGAGTATAGTTACTTTAGAAGAAGAAGATCAAGGTTACATAGAGGTAAGAGTTCGCGGACCTCGAGGAACTAGCCGTCAATGTGCAGGATTATTCAACGTCATTCTTGATGCTCTGGATACCACTGTGGAAATTGTAGCTCCGGGTATGCTGCTAGAAAAGCATTGGTTAAGCCCCAGTCAGCTTCGAGACTATGATGAG GTGATACATAGCTGGGAACCAGCAACGTTTCTTTCAGCACTGATTGATTTGAGCTTAGATGAAGCGATAATGAAGAATCCATTCAATGGGCAGCAAGAAAGTATTTGGGAAATCGTTGGGTTTGGTTTATCATTAAACCATGAAACAATATCTGGTACACGATTACCAGTAAAGCAGATAAAGGCCAGTGTCCAAAGACGATTAGCCCAGATGCTGGATCCTCCAGAATCTCATGGCAGAGATTGGTGTCTCCTTGCAGTTAGGCTTGGTCTTGGTGATCGAGTAGCACAGTTTGATAGTACAACAGATAGTCCAACCCTACG ACTGCTGAACTGCGCTGGAACTGATTCCACTGTAGGCTCTTTAGTCCAACAGCTTCAAGCGTTAGGACGCGAGGACGCTGCTCAACTGCTGTTGTCGCACACACCAACACATTATATGTCAACTTTGATTGATTCTGAAACTGGCTCTAACTTATCCAGATGA
- the LOC124185342 gene encoding death-associated protein kinase 1-like isoform X2, with protein MMPGTSRQFGASASGPEWDTLMEVHHEPIEKNYELHEEIGKGQFAVVRKCIELKTNAVFAAKIMRKRRVARGVATADIAREAGLLARLRHPNIVSLHKVIDTGTTVVLLLELITGGELFHWTPSSEVEATHVVRQVLLALSHLHSHQVAHLDIKPENILLSTPPPMPSIKLIDLGLSHRLTPGSEHRALFGTPEFVAPEIVNYEPLSLGTDLWAVGVLTYILLSGASPFLGEDKQETYANVASCQYQFDNEYFSSVSTLAKDFIQSLLVKDAKERGSAESCLKHPWIMTGSDGPQGLRGAMMSAVKRGCIEAVLQLLQQGAPLNVTDLKEDTLLHTACETGNESMVSLLIDNGAELDAANKKGLTPLHVAARHGHINLVRLLCHAGCDVDKTNRGIRADVTAIKHGHLEIANLLDKLRNPVQRDNYIRQLQPTQRPIERLHIRLLGHCASGKSSLVRSLKSGLFSFGFFRRSRSQNCTAKREPSIELDVTSKHGSLSFEYSDSEYEGTLGVEWSRGNAGGDCVFWELCGREEYLIAYHHVLTYQQPAVHLVTISLREPLTVQVQQARFWLRYILDRIQPTNIGFGGRCSDVKVILVGTYAPETPVPTSNGVSLLAPLLPLLSEYMSILGDEPQLVALDATNPSSPGLKLLRTYLNSIRAQFNEGALLWTGLVEVWRSHLQTMEETPVMLTLEELLADVRKVNPLTSLDHCRQLGQQLQALGECVLLPDDLVVLNPEWLWRDVIGWQLSPEHRGRLGGRTTGVYTMDDFQARCPCPAAQALQALQAMNLCIPCEVDEDEVEFELPCLNLIERLPGLWEPWKSSPTTLPHAGLRFCLGEASLYHLSPIFPHLQAQLRKITQSWDPRDSDLYQWWRGSKLCVGACESIVTLEEEDQGYIEVRVRGPRGTSRQCAGLFNVILDALDTTVEIVAPGMLLEKHWLSPSQLRDYDEVIHSWEPATFLSALIDLSLDEAIMKNPFNGQQESIWEIVGFGLSLNHETISGTRLPVKQIKASVQRRLAQMLDPPESHGRDWCLLAVRLGLGDRVAQFDSTTDSPTLRLLNCAGTDSTVGSLVQQLQALGREDAAQLLLSHTPTHYMSTLIDSETGSNLSR; from the exons ATGATGCCAGGCACCTCGCGTCAGTTTGGAGCCTCCGCTAGTG gaCCAGAATGGGACACATTAATGGAGGTTCATCATGAAcctatcgaaaaaaattatgaactcCATGAGGAGATTGGAAA AGGTCAATTTGCTGTGGTCAGAAAATGCATAGAACTAAAGACTAACGCAGTATTTGCTGCCAAGATTATGAGGAAGCGGAGGGTTGCCAGGGGAGTAGCCACAGCTGATATTG CAAGAGAAGCAGGTCTTTTGGCAAGATTGAGACATCCAAATATCGTGTCTTTGCACAAAGTTATTGACACAGGTACAACTGTTGTTCTCCTATTAGAATTGATTACCGGAGGTGAATTGTTTCATTGGACACCATCCAGCGAAGTTGAAGCTACGCACGTG gtgCGACAAGTTTTACTGGCTTTAAGTCACTTACATTCCCATCAAGTAGCGCATTTGGATATTAAGCCTGAAAATATACTTTTGTCTACACCCCCACCCATGCCAAGCATTAAGCTAATCG ATTTGGGACTTTCTCATCGTTTGACACCTGGTTCGGAACATCGAGCTCTCTTTGGAACGCCAGAATTCGTGGCCCCAGAAATTGTCAATTACGAACCTCTTAGTCTTGGAACAGATCTATGGGCTGTTGGGGTCTTGACTTATATTCTTTTGAGTGGAGCTTCACCATTTTTGGGTGAAGATAAGCAAGAAACATATGCTAACGTTGCTTCCTGCCAATATCAATTTGACAATGAATACTTTAGCAGTGTTTCTACACTAGCCAAGGATTTCATTCAGTCTTTATTAGTCAAAGATGCAAA GGAAAGAGGCAGCGCGGAATCATGTCTCAAGCACCCATGGATAATGACG GGCTCTGACGGACCTCAGGGTCTCAGGGGAGCTATGATGAGTGCTGTTAAACGTGGATGCATAGAAgctgtattacagttactgcAGCAAGGAGCACCACTCAATGTAACGGATTTG AAGGAAGACACGTTGTTGCACACAGCTTGCGAAACTGGCAACGAATCGATGGTATCATTACTGATAGATAACGGCGCAGAATTAGATGCTGCCAATAAAAAGGGTTTGACTCCGCTGCATGTGGCCGCTCGGCATGGTCATATTAATTTGGTGCGGTTATTGTGTCATGCCGGTTGTGACGTAGATAAAACTAATCGCGGAATTCGAGCTGATGTGACAGCAATTAAACATGGTCATCTTGAGATAGCCAATTTGTTGGACAAATTGAGAAAT CCAGTGCAGAGGGATAATTATATACGACAACTACAGCCAACCCAAAGACCCATAGAACGTCTTCATATCCGACTTTTGGGGCATTGTGCGTCGGGAAAATCATCTCTAGTACGTTCTCTCAAGTCAGGTCTCTTCAGTTTTGGATTTTTCCGAAGATCCCGGAGTCAGAACTGTACTGCAAAA AGAGAACCAAGTATTGAATTGGATGTAACCAGCAAACACGGCTCCTTGAGTTTCGAATATAGTGACAGTGAATATGAAGGTACTTTGGGGGTGGAATGGAGTCGTGGAAACGCAG GAGGTGATTGTGTGTTTTGGGAGTTATGCGGCCGTGAGGAATATTTAATAGCATACCATCATGTTTTGACATATCAACAGCCTGCTGTTCACCTTGTTACAATCAGTCTCAGAGAACCATTAACTGTTCAGGTACAGCAAGCAAGGTTCTGGCTGCGATACATTTTAGATCGTATTCAACCAACCAATATCG GATTTGGGGGCAGATGTAGTGATGTGAAAGTAATATTAGTTGGAACTTATGCTCCTGAAACTCCAGTTCCTACTTCTAATGGAGTAAGCCTTCTAGCTCCACTCCTGCCCCTGTTAAGTGAATACATGTCAATTTTGGGAGATGAACCTCAGCTGGTTGCACTAGATGCAACGAATCCATCCAGCCCTGGACTTAAGCTTCTTAGAACCTATTTAAATTCCATCAGAGCACAATTTAATGAG GGAGCTTTGCTATGGACAGGGCTGGTAGAAGTATGGAGGTCACATTTGCAGACCATGGAAGAAACACCAGTTATGTTAACTCTTGAGGAGCTATTGGCAGACGTGAGAAAAGTTAATCCTTTGACATCTTTAGATCATTGTAGACAACTTGGACAACAGCTACAG GCCTTAGGAGAATGCGTACTTCTACCTGATGATTTGGTAGTACTCAATCCCGAGTGGCTTTGGCGAGACGTTATTGGTTGGCAATTGAGTCCAGAACACAGAGGTCGTTTGGGAGGACGTACTACCGGAGTTTATACAATGGATGACTTTCAAGCTAGGTGTCCTTGTCCAGCTGCTCAAGCACTGCAAGCTCTCCAAGCTATGAATCTCTGTATACCG TGTGAAGTTGACGAAGATGAAGTGGAGTTTGAACTTCCCTGTTTGAATTTGATAGAACGATTGCCTGGCCTTTGGGAACCTTGGAAGTCTTCTCCTACAACCTTGCCCCATGCAGGATTGCGGTTTTGCCTAGGAGAAGCGTCATTATACCACTTGTCACCTATATTTCCTCATTTGCAG GCCCAGTTGCGAAAAATCACACAGTCTTGGGACCCTCGCGATTCGGATTTATATCAGTGGTGGCGGGGATCAAAGTTATGCGTGGGAGCCTGTGAGAGTATAGTTACTTTAGAAGAAGAAGATCAAGGTTACATAGAGGTAAGAGTTCGCGGACCTCGAGGAACTAGCCGTCAATGTGCAGGATTATTCAACGTCATTCTTGATGCTCTGGATACCACTGTGGAAATTGTAGCTCCGGGTATGCTGCTAGAAAAGCATTGGTTAAGCCCCAGTCAGCTTCGAGACTATGATGAG GTGATACATAGCTGGGAACCAGCAACGTTTCTTTCAGCACTGATTGATTTGAGCTTAGATGAAGCGATAATGAAGAATCCATTCAATGGGCAGCAAGAAAGTATTTGGGAAATCGTTGGGTTTGGTTTATCATTAAACCATGAAACAATATCTGGTACACGATTACCAGTAAAGCAGATAAAGGCCAGTGTCCAAAGACGATTAGCCCAGATGCTGGATCCTCCAGAATCTCATGGCAGAGATTGGTGTCTCCTTGCAGTTAGGCTTGGTCTTGGTGATCGAGTAGCACAGTTTGATAGTACAACAGATAGTCCAACCCTACG ACTGCTGAACTGCGCTGGAACTGATTCCACTGTAGGCTCTTTAGTCCAACAGCTTCAAGCGTTAGGACGCGAGGACGCTGCTCAACTGCTGTTGTCGCACACACCAACACATTATATGTCAACTTTGATTGATTCTGAAACTGGCTCTAACTTATCCAGATGA
- the LOC124185344 gene encoding T-complex protein 1 subunit gamma: protein MFGPGSAPIVVLSQNTKRDAGKKVQRENIQAGKAIADVIRTCLGPQAMLKMLMDPMGGIVMTNDGNAILREITVQHPAGKSMIEIARTQDEEVGDGTTSVIVLAGEILATAEPFLEQGMHPTVIIRAYRQALEDMITILNDEVSTELDRNDRTKLAQVVKSCVGTKFIGRWAELACDIALDAVHTIMLEENGRREIDIKRYAKVEKISGGSIEDSTVLKGVMVNKDVTHPKMKRYIKNPRIVLLDCPLEYKKGESQTNVEILKDTDFTRILELEEEHVKKICDDIIVLKPDVVFTEKGVSDLAQHYLLKAGITAIRRMRKSDNNRVARACGATVVNRTEELREEDVGTGAGLFEIKKLGDEYFCFVTECENPKACTIILRGASKDVLNETERNLQDALHVAKNLLVEPKLVPGGGAVEMAVSRRLSEKASGLAGIEQWPYKAVAQALEIIPRTLAQNCGANTIRTLTALRAKHVTASSTWGIDGETGLLVDMKERGIWEPLAVKLQIYKTAVETAILLLRIDDIVSGSKKKADDNEAPKPSQLSEESMKD from the exons atgtttggtcCAGGGTCAGCGCCTATTGTGGTTTTGA GCCAAAACACAAAGCGAGATGCGGGCAAGAAAGTTCAACGTGAAAACATCCAAGCCGGCAAG GCTATCGCTGATGTTATCAGAACATGCCTTGGGCCTCAGGCTATGCTGAAAATGCTGATGGATCCAATGGGTGGGATCGTAATGACCAATGATGGAAATGCCATTCTTCGGGAAATCACAGTTCAACATCCAGCTGGTAAATCGATGATTGAAATTGCGAGAACCCAGGATGAAGAAGTCGGAGATGGGACAACATCGGTAATTGTATTAGCTGGAGAGATCTTAGCTACTGCTGAACCGTTTTTGGAACAAGGCATGCATCCCACAGTAATAATCAGAGCGTACAGGCAGGCTTTAGAAGATATGATAACCATTCTGAATGATGAAGTCAGCACTGAATTGGATCGGAATGATAGAACAAAGCTAGCACAAGTAGTCAAATCATGTGTTGGGACTAAATTCATCGGTCGCTGGGCAGAACTAGCTTGTGACATTGCCTTGGATGCAGTCCACACTATTATGCTTGAAGAAAATGGCAGACGAGAGATAGACATCAAGCGGTATGCCAAAGTAGAGAAGATTTCAGGTGGCAGCATTGAAGATAGTACAGTATTGAAGGGTGTTATGGTTAACAAAGATGTAACTCACCCAAAAATGAAGCGCTACATTAAGAATCCAAGAATTGTATTGTTGGATTGTCCGTTGGAGTACAAAAAGGGTGAATCCCAAACAAATGTTGAGATTCTAAAGGACACAGACTTCACAAGGATATTAGAACTGGAAGAGGAAcatgtaaagaaaatttgcGATGACATCATTGTTTTGAAACCAGATGTCGTATTTACTGAAAAAGGCGTGTCAGACTTGGCTCAACACTATTTGTTGAAAGCTGGAATAACTGCTATTCGCAGGATGCGAAAATCTGATAATAATAGAGTTGCCAGGGCTTGTGGAGCAACTGTTGTCAATCGCACGGAAGAACTTCGTGAAGAAGACGTAGGAACTGGTGCAGGGTtatttgagataaaaaaactTGGAGATGAGTATTTCTGCTTTGTCACTGAATGTGAGAATCCCAAAGCCTGCACCATTATTTTACGTGGTGCCAGTAAAGATGTGCTAAATGAAACTGAGAGAAATCTACAAGATGCTCTTCATGTTGCCAAAAATTTATTGGTGGAGCCAAAGCTAGTTCCAG GTGGTGGTGCGGTGGAAATGGCAGTGTCTCGTCGTCTCTCAGAAAAGGCTTCAGGCCTAGCTGGCATTGAGCAGTGGCCTTATAAGGCTGTCGCACAGGCTTTGGAAATTATCCCGCGGACTTTGGCACAAAACTGTGGTGCAAATACGATCCGTACTCTGACAGCCCTGCGTGCAAAGCATGTTACCGCAAGTTCTACTTGGGGAATTGATGGCGAGACAGGATTATTGGTTGATATGAAAGAACGTGGCATATGGGAACCACTAGCGGTAAAGCTTCAGATCTACAAGACTGCAGTTGAGACAGCAATTTTATTGTTGAGGATTGATGATATTGTGTCTGGTAGCAAAAAGAAGGCTGATGACAATGAGGCACCTAAACCGAGTCAACTTTCAGAGGAGTCCATGAAAGATTAA